The DNA region GCGCATCTTCGGGGTGCCGTCGGAGGTGAAGTAGGTTTCGGTTTCGGTGAGCACGTTGCCGTCGTCGCTGACGGTGTAGACGCGGGTGGAGCGGGGGATTTTTTCGTAGACGAACTGCATGACCAGGACGTCGGGTTTGGGCATGTAGGCGGCGAGGACGTCGACCCAGTAGGTGCCGGTGGCGCGGCCGGGGGTGCCGTCGAGGGCGAGGGTGGATTCGGAGTGCATCTTGGCGCCGGCCTGGTCGACGATGTCGACGCGGGTGGTCCATTGGTGGTTGGCGGCGGTGCGGAATTCGAGGTCTACGCGCTGGGGGCGTACGGCCGCGGGCATGGGGAGGGTGGTGACGTCCAGGGACCAGCGGCCGATGAGGGGGGACTGGGTGGACGGGGCGGCGAAGGCGGGGGCGGCTGCTAGTAGGGCGGTGAGGGCCAGTAGGGGGGCGAATCGGTGCATGGGGGGTGCCTCGCGATTTGGCGGTGAGTCTGGGGGGACTTTACTGGTCGCGGTGGGGTGGCGGTGTTGAGGGTGGTGCGGTGCGGCTCAAGGGGGTACCGGTTTGTCGCAG from Lysobacter silvisoli includes:
- a CDS encoding LuxR family transcriptional regulator, whose product is MHRFAPLLALTALLAAAPAFAAPSTQSPLIGRWSLDVTTLPMPAAVRPQRVDLEFRTAANHQWTTRVDIVDQAGAKMHSESTLALDGTPGRATGTYWVDVLAAYMPKPDVLVMQFVYEKIPRSTRVYTVSDDGNVLTETETYFTSDGTPKMRIAHFSRAAAAP